The genome window CCAACTCACCGAGATCGCGAGTATGCTGCTGCGGAACCCACCACGAAAGCTGGAGTTCCGGACTCGCTCGGAATTCAACAAGGTTCTGGAGCGGCCCGTCCGGGTGGCCGACGCGATCCTGGAGGCGTCCCGGCACGCCTTCGACAGCGAAGCTCTCCTGGCACTGAATCAAATTCCCCGACTCACGCCCGAGTCGAATGAGATTCTCGATTACATCCACCTCGCGTCCCATGAAGCCTTCGTCCTCTCCCGCTGTGACGGGCGTACCCAGGTCCAGAGCATCATGGCGCAGGTCCCGCTCCCCCAGGAAGATACGGCACGCATCCTTCTGGGTCTCGAGCTCGCGGGGGTCATTCAACTGAGAGGCACGGCGGTCGCGGAGGACGAGCCCTGAGCTTCAACGGATCTCGACGGGTAGACCGGCAACGACGAGCACCACGCGGTCGGCTTCGCGCGCGATGAATTGATTCGCGAGCCCCTGGAGATCCCGAAACTCTCGGGCGACGGTCGACTCGGGAACGAGGCCGGAACCCACCTCGTTGCTGACGACGACGAGATTTCGACCGCGCGCGAGCTTGGTCAAGGACTTCAGAGCTTCGAGAACGAGCCGTTCGCGATCGTTGCGACTACGGTCGCGATGCTCACAGAGAAGGTTCGATATCCAGAGCGTGACGCAGTCCAGGAGCACGGCCGTACCCTCGGGCTGTTCGGCCAACGCGGCTACGACATCGAGCGGCTCCTCGATCGTCTTCCAATGTGAAGGTCGCTCGGCCCGATGCCGCTCGATTCGATCCACCATCTCGGAATCGGACGCTGTCGCCGTGGCGACGAAGACGACCGACTCGGACGCGTCCCACAGGGATCGGGCGTAACGGCTCTTGCCGCTGCGGGCACCGCCGAGGACGAGGGTCAGCATGGCGAAGGTGACGATGTCCATCCCACGGCGGCAACGAGAGCCGCGGTCTCCGCAAGCTCAGTGTTCGCGCCGAGCACGTCCCCGGTGATTCCACCCAATCGGCGCCAAGCGATCGCGAGGACGAAGAACGACGCCAGTACGACGGCCCCCGCAGAATACAAGACGAAACGAGGCGGCGCGACGAGCGACAGGCACACGCACGAGAGCGTGGCTCCGATGAGCTCGACCGAGCCCACGTGCACGCTCAGTGCCAGCCCGATACCGTCGCGGCGCGCATAAGGGAGGCCCATGCTCACCGGCACGCTCGCCCACCGGGCCAAAGCGGGCGCCACGATCAA of Vicinamibacteria bacterium contains these proteins:
- a CDS encoding DUF4388 domain-containing protein, which produces MHPVVAATLRRLEREKRSGVIRTMAAAEIDTERAVLFENGGIVGARSSSMDERLGEVMVRRGRISESQLEAASVVVISTGRRLGDVLVALKIVAPQELDAFVRAQLTEIASMLLRNPPRKLEFRTRSEFNKVLERPVRVADAILEASRHAFDSEALLALNQIPRLTPESNEILDYIHLASHEAFVLSRCDGRTQVQSIMAQVPLPQEDTARILLGLELAGVIQLRGTAVAEDEP
- the cobU gene encoding bifunctional adenosylcobinamide kinase/adenosylcobinamide-phosphate guanylyltransferase, whose protein sequence is MDIVTFAMLTLVLGGARSGKSRYARSLWDASESVVFVATATASDSEMVDRIERHRAERPSHWKTIEEPLDVVAALAEQPEGTAVLLDCVTLWISNLLCEHRDRSRNDRERLVLEALKSLTKLARGRNLVVVSNEVGSGLVPESTVAREFRDLQGLANQFIAREADRVVLVVAGLPVEIR